From Ipomoea triloba cultivar NCNSP0323 chromosome 5, ASM357664v1, the proteins below share one genomic window:
- the LOC116019587 gene encoding putative wall-associated receptor kinase-like 16, whose amino-acid sequence MKMMRFLVLLVLWAILGCFAPTATSKTNSSSIAKPNCNDHCGNVSIPFPFGLTKKCALNSNFSITCNTSYNPPKPFLTNSTVEVRDISVEGQLRVMKRVSKYCYNKGKEVSPSRSWYTSKKFFINQTANKFVAVGCDTFANVYAYGDDQSYRTGSNCMATCNSTQDVTNGTCSGFGCCETEIPNVARNVYYSVDSLNYYNETTDDVNNCSYAFVVQKEEFRFSSTMLTRTWDVKKVPMVLDWTISNETCLTACQGNTTCVAVNGEGYRCGCKEGYEGNPYLSPGCQDIDECANGQHNCSQNAICSNTKGGYECSCKKGYHGDGKGALGCTSSNHRLIMLVLGIAVGTITLLISCFCLYLVYRRRKSIQMKEKFFRENGGLILQQKIAQGTASSGTTRIFTAEELRKATNNYDQTRIIGQGGFGIVYKGHLLDGQTIAVKKSKVMDQTQVEQFINELIVLSQINHRNIVKLFGCCLETETPLLVYEFISNGTLSEHLYSKDKASTIPWPIRLRIATETAEVLSYLHSAASPPIIHRDVKPANILLDNNYTTKVSDFGASRLVLQDETALMTMVQGTFGYLDPEYMQTHQLTEKSDIYSFGVVLLELLTGRRAVFYNGPVEERSLSEHFLSSLKTNQLFKILDVNIVCEGNTDELQEIALLAKRCLNVKGEDRPTMKEVAMELGGFRRATKHPWTNNSHTSMESQALLTDPPNAFGYDATFSITTTEYDSLKHHMELPVTAGR is encoded by the exons atgaagatgatgaggttCCTTGTACTACTTGTGTTGTGGGCAATACTAGGTTGTTTTGCTCCTACCGCCACATCAAAAACTAATTCTTCTTCCATAGCCAAACCAAACTGCAATGATCATTGTGGGAATGTAAGCATTCCATTTCCCTTTGGTTTGACAAAAAAATGTGCCCTAAACTCAAACTTCTCCATCACTTGCAACACCTCCTATAATCCTCCAAAGCCATTTCTAACAAATAGTACCGTGGAGGTTAGGGATATATCCGTTGAAGGGCAATTGAGGGTCATGAAGCGCGTATCTAAATATTGTTACAACAAGGGCAAAGAGGTTTCCCCATCCAGATCATGGTATACTTCGAAAAAGTTCTTCATCAACCAGACCGCCAATAAATTCGTTGCTGTCGGGTGCGACACATTCGCTAACGTTTACGCCTACGGCGATGACCAGTCATACAGAACAGGGAGTAACTGTATGGCCACCTGTAACTCCACACAGGATGTTACAAACGGGACTTGTTCCGGGTTCGGGTGTTGCGAGACGGAAATTCCTAACGTGGCCAGGAACGTTTACTATTCAGTGGATAGTTTgaattactataatgaaactaccGATGATGTTAATAACTGCAGCTACGCATTTGTGGTGCAAAAGGAGGAGTTCAGGTTTTCCTCCACTATGCTTACCAGAACTTGGGATGTGAAGAAAGTGCCCATGGTTCTTGACTGGACAATTTCGAACGAGACGTGTCTTACGGCGTGCCAAGGTAATACCACATGTGTTGCCGTCAATGGTGAGGGGTATCGTTGCGGTTGTAAGGAGGGTTATGAAGGCAATCCTTATCTCTCTCCAGGTTGCCAAG ATATTGATGAATGTGCAAATGGACAGCACAACTGCTCCCAGAACGCTATTTGCTCAAATACCAAAGGTGGCTATGAGTGTTCTTGCAAGAAAGGCTACCATGGCGATGGAAAGGGTGCTTTAGGATGCACTTCTTCTAATCATCGACTCATCATGCTTGTTTTGG GTATTGCTGTAGGCACTATAACGTTGTTGATCAGCTGTTTTTGTCTGTATTTGGTATATCGACGGAGGAAATCAATACAGATGAAAGAAAAATTCTTTAGGGAAAATGGAGGATTGATTCTGCAACAAAAGATTGCCCAAGGTACTGCATCTTCTGGCACAACAAGAATTTTTACAGCAGAGGAGCTTAGAAAAGCAACTAACAACTATGACCAAACCAGAATCATTGGTCAAGGAGGTTTTGGCATTGTCTACAAAGGGCACCTTCTTGATGGTCAAACAATAGCTgttaaaaaatccaaagtgaTGGACCAAACCCAGGTCGAGCAATTCATCAATGAGCTAATTGTGCTCTCCCAAATCAATCACAGAAACATAGTCAAACTCTTTGGTTGTTGTTTAGAGACAGAAACTCCGTTGTTGGTTTATGAGTTCATAAGCAATGGAACATTGTCTGAACATCTATACAGCAAAGACAAGGCATCCACAATACCATGGCCAATCCGTTTAAGAATTGCTACTGAAACAGCTGAGGTGCTATCTTATTTGCACTCTGCAGCTTCTCCTCCCATCATCCACAGAGATGTTAAACCCGCAAACATTCTCCTGGATAATAACTACACTACTAAGGTATCCGATTTTGGTGCTTCAAGATTAGTCCTACAGGATGAGACTGCATTGATGACTATGGTGCAAGGAACATTTGGTTATCTTGACCCAGAATACATGCAAACTCACCAATTAAcagaaaagagtgacatttataGCTTCGGGGTTGTCCTATTGGAGTTGTTGACAGGTAGAAGGGCAGTATTTTACAATGGGCCAGTCGAAGAGAGGAGTCTATCTGAGCATTTTCTTTCATCATTGAAAACAAATCAATTGTTCAAGATTCTTGATGTCAACATTGTATGCGAGGGTAACACTGATGAGTTACAAGAGATTGCTTTGCTTGCAAAGAGGTGTTTAAATGTGAAGGGGGAAGATAGGCCAACAATGAAGGAAGTTGCAATGGAACTAGGTGGATTTAGAAGAGCAACTAAACATCCCTGGACAAATAATTCACATACTTCAATGGAATCACAGGCTTTACTTACTGACCCACCAAACGCCTTTGGATACGATGCGACTTTTAGTATAACAACAACGGAGTATGATAGCTTAAAACATCATATGGAGTTACCGGTAACTGCCGGAAGATAA